One part of the Streptomyces lydicus genome encodes these proteins:
- the helR gene encoding RNA polymerase recycling motor ATPase HelR, with product MNPLTTSAFDLPDRLSPKADPTLIAGDEQHLAAVAESLERTIAEVSDRLDAERRAPGGTGRQAMERDAEIHRLTARLRALRRFGLDLCLGHMVSADHPEPVYVGRLGLTDSSGRRLLVDWRSPAAEPFFGATHANPMGLASRRRYRWTRGRISDYWDEVFTPDGFAGHAALDDQSAFIASLGGNRSERMRDVLGTIQADQDAIIRAGSRGALVVDGGPGTGKTVVALHRSAYLLYSDPHLNQRRGGVLFVGPHRPYLAYVSDVLPSLGEEGVQTCILRDLVAEGAAATAETDTEVARLKSSADMVQAIEKAVWFYEEPPAEGMTVTTDWSDIWLSADDWAEAFDAPDPGTPHNEARGQIWEELVAILTDKLDADVSPHLFRRSLMQDEELVTTFHRAWPLLEAADLVGDLWSVPAYLRMCAPWLSRDEVRKLQRKEAPHAWTVSDLPLLDAARQRLGDPEAARRKRRNEAILAAQRERMAQVVDNLIEAAASSGADGDDGEGLVTMLRGQDAQVSLIDESELPTAEPDRLAGPFAHIVVDEAQELTDAEWQMLLLRCPSRSFTIVGDRAQARHGFTESWQERLQRIGLDRINLASLGINYRTPEEVMAEAEPVIRAALPDANVPTSVRSSGLPVVHGPVSDLEAVLDTWLAAHADGIACVIGDPTFRATSRVRSLTPELAKGLEFDLVVLIDPEAFGEGIEGAVDRYVAMTRATRQLVVLTTP from the coding sequence ATGAATCCCCTGACCACCAGCGCATTCGACCTCCCCGACCGCCTCTCCCCCAAGGCCGACCCGACGCTCATCGCCGGCGACGAACAGCACCTCGCCGCCGTCGCGGAGAGCCTCGAACGGACGATTGCCGAGGTGTCCGACCGTCTCGACGCCGAGCGCAGGGCGCCCGGCGGCACGGGCCGGCAGGCGATGGAGCGGGACGCGGAGATACACCGGCTGACCGCTCGTCTGCGTGCGCTGCGCCGCTTCGGTCTGGACCTGTGCCTCGGACACATGGTCAGCGCGGACCACCCCGAGCCCGTCTACGTCGGACGACTCGGCCTCACGGACAGCTCAGGTCGCCGGCTGCTGGTCGACTGGCGCTCCCCCGCGGCCGAGCCGTTCTTCGGAGCCACCCACGCCAACCCGATGGGTCTGGCCAGCCGCCGCAGGTACCGCTGGACCCGCGGCCGGATCAGCGACTACTGGGACGAGGTGTTCACCCCGGACGGTTTTGCCGGGCACGCCGCGCTCGACGACCAGTCCGCCTTCATCGCCAGCCTGGGCGGCAACAGGTCGGAGCGCATGCGCGACGTGCTCGGCACCATCCAGGCCGACCAGGACGCCATCATCCGTGCGGGTTCCCGGGGCGCCCTGGTCGTCGACGGCGGTCCGGGTACGGGCAAGACCGTCGTCGCCCTGCACCGCTCCGCGTACCTCCTCTATTCCGACCCCCACCTGAATCAGCGTCGGGGCGGTGTGCTGTTCGTCGGTCCGCACCGGCCCTATCTGGCCTACGTGTCCGACGTCCTCCCCAGCCTCGGAGAGGAGGGCGTGCAGACCTGCATCCTGCGGGACCTCGTCGCCGAGGGGGCGGCGGCGACGGCGGAGACCGACACTGAGGTGGCCCGCCTGAAGTCGTCCGCGGACATGGTGCAGGCGATCGAGAAGGCCGTCTGGTTCTACGAAGAGCCGCCCGCCGAGGGGATGACGGTCACAACCGACTGGTCCGACATCTGGCTGAGTGCCGACGACTGGGCCGAAGCGTTCGACGCACCGGATCCGGGCACTCCGCACAACGAGGCGCGCGGGCAGATATGGGAAGAGCTGGTCGCGATCCTGACGGACAAGCTCGACGCCGACGTCTCCCCGCACCTCTTCCGACGGTCGCTGATGCAGGACGAGGAGCTGGTCACCACCTTCCACCGCGCGTGGCCGCTGCTCGAAGCGGCCGACCTCGTCGGGGACCTGTGGTCGGTGCCCGCGTATCTGCGGATGTGCGCTCCCTGGCTCAGCCGCGACGAGGTGCGCAAGCTGCAGCGCAAGGAGGCACCCCATGCCTGGACGGTGTCCGACCTGCCGCTCCTCGACGCGGCGCGGCAGCGGCTCGGTGACCCGGAGGCGGCGCGGCGCAAGCGCCGGAACGAGGCCATCCTCGCCGCGCAGCGCGAGCGCATGGCGCAGGTCGTCGACAACCTGATCGAGGCCGCGGCGAGCTCCGGCGCCGACGGTGACGACGGCGAAGGTCTGGTGACCATGCTGCGCGGTCAGGACGCCCAGGTCAGCCTGATCGACGAGTCCGAGCTGCCCACCGCCGAACCGGACCGGCTCGCCGGCCCGTTCGCGCACATCGTCGTGGACGAGGCCCAGGAACTGACCGACGCGGAGTGGCAGATGCTGTTGCTGCGGTGCCCGTCCCGGAGCTTCACCATCGTCGGGGACCGGGCTCAGGCCAGGCACGGCTTCACAGAGTCCTGGCAGGAACGGCTCCAGCGGATCGGGCTCGACCGGATCAACCTGGCGTCCCTTGGCATCAACTACCGGACGCCGGAGGAAGTCATGGCGGAAGCCGAGCCGGTCATCCGGGCCGCGCTCCCGGACGCCAATGTCCCGACCTCCGTCCGCAGCAGCGGCCTCCCCGTCGTGCACGGACCGGTGTCCGACCTGGAAGCGGTCCTCGACACCTGGCTCGCCGCCCACGCCGACGGCATCGCCTGCGTGATCGGCGACCCCACGTTCCGGGCGACGTCCCGCGTCCGGTCGCTGACCCCCGAGCTGGCGAAGGGCCTTGAGTTCGACCTGGTCGTCCTCATCGACCCGGAGGCGTTCGGCGAGGGTATCGAGGGCGCGGTGGACCGCTATGTCGCGATGACCCGGGCGACCCGGCAACTGGTCGTCCTCACCACACCGTGA
- a CDS encoding maleylpyruvate isomerase N-terminal domain-containing protein encodes MDLFARSWAALRTAVADLPDEDFARPSGCTGWLVRDLACHLVIDAQDVLITLVTPADTEPTRDAATYWDVAATPPTGEDPLDALTVRLAAAYGEPWLLKFHLDDVGSAAGRAARLADPATRVRTRDEVLTTGDYLSAYVLEWTLHHLDLIAHLPEAAEPPAEGLAGARELLEKIAGTAFPPSFSDRDALLIGTGRRAPTEAEQAALGDLAAKLPLFLG; translated from the coding sequence GTGGATCTCTTCGCACGTTCCTGGGCGGCGTTGCGCACCGCGGTCGCCGATCTCCCGGACGAGGACTTCGCGCGTCCCTCCGGCTGCACCGGCTGGCTCGTGCGGGACCTGGCGTGCCACCTGGTCATCGACGCTCAGGACGTCCTGATCACCCTCGTCACCCCTGCCGACACGGAACCGACCCGGGACGCGGCGACCTACTGGGACGTCGCCGCAACGCCGCCCACGGGCGAGGACCCGCTCGACGCGCTGACCGTCCGCCTGGCCGCCGCGTACGGGGAGCCGTGGCTGCTCAAGTTCCACCTCGACGACGTCGGCTCCGCCGCCGGCCGCGCCGCCCGACTCGCCGACCCCGCCACCCGTGTGCGCACCCGCGACGAGGTGCTCACGACGGGCGACTACCTTTCCGCGTACGTCCTGGAATGGACGCTGCACCACCTCGACCTGATCGCGCACCTCCCGGAGGCGGCGGAACCGCCCGCCGAGGGGCTCGCCGGGGCGCGCGAACTGCTGGAGAAGATCGCCGGCACGGCGTTTCCCCCTTCGTTCTCCGACCGGGACGCGCTGCTGATCGGCACCGGACGGCGCGCCCCGACCGAAGCGGAGCAGGCCGCACTGGGTGACCTGGCCGCGAAACTCCCGCTGTTCCTCGGCTGA
- a CDS encoding VC0807 family protein, translating to MNTVDTVDAHGAQRWRALLVPLAVNILLPLVLYYVLRAQGMVQWQALLLSGALPAAHALGTAVVRRRVDPFDLLMVVLLAASAVTSLVSGSPRVLLLKDAGIPAVLGLWMLSSLGASRPFPFHFGHRLRGPAAREEAERAWRDRPDFRSALRGLTVLWGGAQLLDAALSTGEALALPVDAVPVIGRIQSFVILGAVAVLTVRRSRAFSDGTGIPLFGLRSPPGLERPDAMTNPPGECRVRGRAKSVARGTGRC from the coding sequence GTGAATACCGTCGATACCGTGGATGCGCACGGCGCACAGCGGTGGCGTGCGCTGCTCGTACCGCTGGCCGTGAACATCCTGCTGCCGCTCGTCCTGTACTACGTGCTGCGGGCCCAGGGCATGGTCCAGTGGCAGGCGTTGCTGCTGAGCGGTGCCCTGCCGGCGGCGCACGCGCTGGGGACCGCGGTGGTACGCCGACGCGTCGACCCCTTCGACCTCCTGATGGTGGTCCTGCTCGCGGCGTCGGCGGTCACGTCACTGGTGAGCGGCAGCCCCCGGGTGCTGCTGCTGAAGGACGCGGGCATCCCCGCGGTCCTGGGCCTGTGGATGCTGAGCTCGTTGGGTGCGTCCCGGCCGTTCCCGTTCCACTTCGGGCACCGGCTGCGCGGGCCGGCCGCGCGGGAGGAGGCCGAGCGTGCCTGGCGTGACCGCCCGGACTTCCGGTCCGCGCTGAGGGGGCTGACCGTGCTGTGGGGCGGTGCGCAGCTGCTCGATGCCGCCCTCAGCACCGGTGAGGCGCTGGCCCTCCCCGTCGACGCGGTGCCGGTCATCGGCAGGATCCAGTCCTTCGTGATCCTGGGCGCGGTGGCAGTCCTCACCGTGCGCCGCAGCCGTGCGTTCAGCGACGGCACCGGTATCCCCCTGTTCGGGCTGCGGTCCCCTCCCGGCCTTGAGCGCCCCGACGCCATGACGAACCCGCCGGGGGAGTGCCGCGTTCGCGGGCGGGCGAAATCGGTCGCGAGGGGCACCGGGCGCTGTTAG
- a CDS encoding class I SAM-dependent methyltransferase: protein MFSDDDAAALYDLLNPWDPAVWPGDGFYEQLVRAADAVLDVGCGTGAMLHRAREQGHPGRLVGLDPDRAALRRARRRTDVEWVEGTAATAQWDAAFDLATMTGHAFQCLVTDAELRTSLRAIRAALRPGGRFAFETRHPRARAWEDWRPWNATEVTDAAGRPLRVWHEVAGVDGDVVTFHSTTADPDGTPLRVDRTSLRFLDEPTLDAFLTEAEFEVEARYGDWARGPVTDGSREIITIACRR from the coding sequence ATGTTCTCGGACGACGACGCCGCGGCGCTCTATGACCTGCTGAACCCGTGGGACCCCGCGGTCTGGCCCGGCGACGGGTTCTACGAGCAGTTGGTGAGGGCGGCGGATGCGGTACTGGACGTCGGCTGCGGAACCGGCGCGATGCTGCACCGGGCACGCGAGCAGGGGCATCCCGGCCGGCTGGTGGGGCTGGACCCGGATCGGGCCGCTCTCCGCCGGGCGCGGCGCCGGACCGATGTCGAGTGGGTGGAGGGGACCGCGGCGACCGCGCAGTGGGACGCCGCATTCGACCTGGCGACGATGACCGGTCATGCCTTTCAGTGCCTGGTCACCGACGCCGAATTGCGCACCTCGCTGCGGGCGATCCGTGCGGCGCTGCGTCCCGGTGGACGCTTCGCGTTCGAGACGCGCCATCCGCGGGCGCGGGCCTGGGAGGACTGGCGTCCCTGGAACGCCACTGAGGTCACCGACGCCGCCGGTCGCCCCCTGCGCGTCTGGCACGAGGTTGCGGGCGTTGACGGCGATGTGGTCACTTTCCACAGCACGACGGCGGATCCGGACGGGACTCCCCTGCGTGTCGACCGCACCAGCCTGCGCTTCCTCGACGAGCCAACCCTCGACGCCTTCCTCACCGAGGCGGAATTCGAGGTCGAGGCCCGGTACGGCGATTGGGCGCGGGGCCCCGTCACCGACGGGAGCCGGGAGATCATCACGATTGCCTGCCGCAGGTAG
- a CDS encoding NUDIX hydrolase translates to MHRAWDEAVHANPSLFDGPVAACAGLAPEGHHGFVVTWVRTTYRRHALRRVPGATACLPSLFVSVLQPTDDGRVLVGRMSSSTAAPGRWQLPGGSVEPPPAGEPLDVAALGRHAARELAEETGVELPAEDLTLWCLTRAENGTIGVQFLAPARPASLLGERFTVLLSDGTARGNDPELDRMALICSQADVTALGGTQVDYLEPVMYRYFAP, encoded by the coding sequence ATGCACCGGGCTTGGGACGAGGCGGTGCACGCCAACCCGAGCCTCTTCGACGGGCCGGTGGCGGCGTGCGCGGGACTGGCCCCGGAAGGACACCACGGTTTCGTCGTCACGTGGGTGCGGACGACCTACCGCCGCCACGCCCTGCGCCGGGTCCCCGGAGCCACGGCGTGCCTGCCGTCGCTCTTCGTCAGCGTCCTGCAGCCGACCGACGACGGGCGCGTCCTGGTCGGCCGGATGTCCTCCTCGACGGCCGCTCCCGGCCGCTGGCAACTACCCGGCGGATCCGTCGAACCGCCGCCGGCCGGCGAGCCGTTGGACGTCGCCGCGCTGGGCCGCCACGCCGCTCGCGAGCTGGCCGAGGAGACCGGCGTCGAGCTGCCGGCCGAGGACCTGACTCTGTGGTGTCTCACGCGCGCCGAGAACGGAACCATCGGTGTCCAGTTCCTCGCTCCCGCCCGTCCGGCGTCGCTGCTGGGTGAGCGCTTCACGGTTCTGTTGTCCGACGGGACAGCGCGGGGCAACGATCCGGAGCTGGACCGCATGGCCCTCATCTGTTCGCAGGCCGACGTGACCGCCCTCGGGGGGACCCAGGTCGACTACCTGGAGCCGGTCATGTACCGCTACTTCGCACCCTAG